In a single window of the Streptomyces cinnabarinus genome:
- a CDS encoding PAS domain-containing protein, translating to MSSRPSRGAARLAAILDALPDALVLVNANGTVVNANTIALEAFEAPGTALVGRGLLDLLPQFDSKLIPGSMRRPDHMDPAGRTKPTRMMARRTDGSEFPVEVTSANLENGQQAYDGYGYTSDELLMLVVRDLSGTIDTEAELARSQRQTEMILRAASEGVVGTDTDGRIVLVNPAAAQILGYRASDLGGRELHDLVLHSRPDGTPFPYEESPLADTLRSGRKHRVRGQVLFAKSGEQVPVDLTTAPVRDGDQLVGAVMTFTDRRPYDSLVEEKASSDKRHEDDLERLSEEHASELTALRQKHVGEVEELQERHAEELAANEERYAALGEREKDRFEALAGRHEQLLTLLGTSLRGPLDELRRELAALAADDAGQLWPEANQVLHHLSAGYSRITTLIDNVLGYQRLDTGGEQITRTKVMLDAVVAAGVDGAVELIGPGRVQFAVHAPPIEAEVDTRLLATALAHLVADVAGVDATGNTPVSAGGYLDNTVVVAAAQRGEVVRIEVRGPYAGGDPVHEPIVRGIVRAHGGVLQTHEVPGMSGSAFVLEVPIGGGAGTVPAAEIAVLADEAPAAEQPATGGGGRRRARRSSVDAFLESEVAGQSGDGESESAPTGRRRRRAAETAETKETAAPVPAQAQAPSSAPASAPAELPSGTGRRRGRPAEVAGAEVAGAEVAGAEVAVANPGAEIALANAGDGVAEGAVVMAAEHAAGTAAVGTGLGGTVPPQGVPGPGGRRARRDSGEQHALPPALPAAGASGPVPAQPTPGTGSGQDEDGQPTGRRRRALAAANERAAAQEAGPRTVFALPPAKADRADVQAPVAMSAVPAQVPAQLPAPAADGPVADDGRHDAVPHDHSEDHTPPQPHPTSAPTGRRRRAVAAPAQGQPEQEAVAAQQAQAPVAAPLPAEAAAPQPWPAADGDTPGAGTAVPTQGTPAPGTPLPPEAAAPRAAQPLPAEAAVPVDPNSTQGRAISVRTLGQGVPFTRQAVQVQQASATPPPHQSTGGGKRRKLGTRPDPAGAAQPEQLARPHPQAEQPQPQPSLAGQPRLAQATEGTGRSYAIGAPDENAAEGPEPLDGPGGAVEVSDTPRPQPMDDELPPEPLDNPRRLLVWPAPDVTTQQALSDRGYRPVIVHSREEVDAQIAAFPAALFVDPLTGPITRTALQSLRQAAVAAEVPVMVTAGLGQASREAAYGADPAVLLKALAPRDSEQHPPRVLLIEEHAEIALALTATLERRGMQVARAASDTDAVTLAGQFRPNLVVMDLMQVHRRQAGIIDWLRANGQLNRTPLVVYTAAVDQADLPRLASGETVLFLAERSTSGEVQSRIVDLLARIGTN from the coding sequence GTGAGCAGCAGGCCATCCCGAGGCGCTGCTCGCCTCGCAGCCATACTGGACGCGCTCCCCGATGCGTTGGTGCTGGTCAACGCCAATGGGACCGTCGTCAACGCCAACACCATCGCGCTGGAGGCCTTCGAGGCACCCGGGACCGCCCTGGTGGGGCGCGGGCTGCTCGATCTGCTGCCGCAGTTCGACTCCAAGCTGATCCCGGGATCCATGCGGCGTCCCGACCACATGGACCCGGCCGGGCGGACCAAGCCGACCCGGATGATGGCGCGGCGGACCGACGGCAGCGAGTTCCCGGTCGAGGTCACCTCCGCGAATCTGGAGAACGGCCAGCAGGCCTACGACGGTTACGGCTACACCAGCGACGAGCTGCTGATGCTCGTCGTGCGCGACCTCTCCGGGACCATCGACACCGAGGCCGAGCTGGCCCGTTCGCAGCGGCAGACCGAGATGATCCTGCGGGCCGCCTCCGAGGGCGTCGTGGGCACGGACACGGACGGCAGGATCGTCCTCGTCAACCCGGCCGCCGCTCAGATACTGGGCTACCGGGCCAGCGATCTCGGCGGGCGCGAGCTGCACGACCTCGTCCTGCACTCCCGACCCGACGGGACGCCTTTCCCGTACGAGGAGTCCCCGCTCGCCGACACCCTGCGCTCCGGGCGCAAGCACCGGGTGCGCGGGCAGGTGCTGTTCGCCAAGAGCGGCGAGCAGGTGCCGGTCGACCTGACCACCGCGCCGGTGCGCGACGGCGACCAGCTCGTCGGCGCCGTGATGACCTTCACCGACCGGCGGCCCTACGACTCCCTCGTCGAGGAGAAGGCCTCCTCCGACAAGCGGCACGAGGACGATCTGGAGCGGCTCTCCGAGGAGCACGCCTCCGAGCTGACCGCGCTGCGCCAGAAGCATGTGGGCGAGGTCGAGGAGCTCCAGGAGCGGCACGCGGAGGAACTCGCCGCGAACGAGGAGCGGTACGCCGCGCTCGGCGAGCGGGAGAAGGACCGGTTCGAGGCCCTCGCCGGGCGCCATGAGCAGCTCCTCACCCTGCTCGGGACGTCCCTGCGCGGGCCCCTGGACGAACTGCGCCGTGAGCTCGCCGCGCTGGCCGCGGACGACGCCGGCCAGCTGTGGCCCGAGGCCAACCAGGTGCTGCACCACCTCTCGGCCGGCTACTCCCGGATCACCACCCTCATCGACAACGTCCTCGGCTACCAGCGGCTGGACACGGGCGGCGAGCAGATCACCCGGACCAAGGTGATGCTGGACGCGGTCGTCGCGGCCGGTGTCGACGGGGCCGTCGAGCTGATCGGCCCCGGCCGGGTGCAGTTCGCCGTGCACGCGCCGCCCATCGAGGCCGAGGTCGACACCCGGCTGCTGGCGACCGCGCTGGCGCATCTGGTCGCCGATGTCGCGGGCGTCGACGCCACCGGCAACACGCCCGTCTCGGCGGGCGGCTACCTGGACAACACGGTCGTCGTGGCGGCGGCGCAGCGCGGCGAGGTCGTGCGCATCGAGGTGCGCGGGCCGTACGCCGGGGGAGACCCGGTGCACGAGCCGATCGTGCGCGGGATCGTGCGCGCCCACGGCGGTGTGCTCCAGACGCACGAGGTGCCGGGGATGAGCGGCAGCGCGTTCGTGCTGGAGGTGCCGATCGGCGGTGGCGCCGGGACGGTTCCGGCCGCCGAGATCGCCGTGCTCGCGGACGAGGCACCGGCCGCCGAACAGCCGGCCACCGGTGGCGGCGGGCGGCGGCGGGCCCGGCGGTCCTCCGTGGACGCCTTCCTGGAGAGCGAGGTCGCCGGGCAGTCCGGCGACGGCGAGAGCGAGTCCGCGCCCACCGGGCGGCGCAGGCGGCGCGCGGCGGAGACCGCGGAGACCAAGGAGACCGCCGCACCGGTTCCGGCCCAGGCCCAGGCTCCGTCCTCGGCTCCGGCCTCGGCTCCGGCCGAGCTGCCGAGCGGGACCGGGCGGCGGCGCGGGCGTCCGGCGGAGGTCGCCGGCGCGGAGGTCGCCGGCGCGGAGGTCGCCGGCGCGGAGGTCGCCGTGGCGAACCCGGGGGCCGAGATCGCGCTGGCGAACGCCGGTGACGGGGTGGCCGAGGGTGCCGTCGTCATGGCCGCCGAGCATGCCGCGGGCACCGCGGCCGTGGGGACCGGTCTGGGCGGCACCGTGCCGCCGCAGGGCGTCCCGGGGCCGGGCGGGCGGCGGGCCCGACGGGACTCCGGCGAGCAGCACGCGCTGCCTCCGGCGCTGCCCGCGGCCGGGGCGTCCGGGCCGGTTCCGGCTCAGCCGACGCCGGGCACGGGCTCGGGCCAGGACGAGGACGGTCAGCCGACCGGGCGGCGGCGCCGCGCGCTGGCGGCCGCCAATGAGCGGGCGGCCGCGCAGGAGGCGGGTCCGCGTACGGTGTTCGCGCTGCCGCCGGCCAAGGCGGACCGGGCGGACGTGCAGGCTCCGGTGGCGATGAGCGCGGTGCCCGCACAGGTGCCCGCCCAGCTTCCGGCCCCCGCCGCGGACGGTCCCGTCGCCGACGACGGGCGGCACGACGCCGTACCGCACGACCACTCCGAGGACCACACGCCGCCGCAGCCGCATCCGACGAGCGCGCCGACCGGGCGTCGGCGGCGGGCCGTCGCCGCGCCCGCGCAGGGGCAGCCGGAGCAGGAAGCGGTGGCGGCCCAGCAGGCGCAGGCCCCCGTGGCCGCTCCCCTCCCCGCCGAGGCCGCCGCTCCCCAGCCATGGCCGGCCGCGGACGGCGACACCCCCGGCGCCGGTACGGCCGTGCCCACGCAGGGCACCCCCGCTCCGGGTACGCCGCTGCCCCCCGAGGCCGCCGCGCCCCGGGCCGCGCAGCCGTTGCCCGCCGAGGCCGCCGTGCCCGTGGACCCGAACTCCACGCAGGGGCGGGCGATCAGTGTGCGGACGCTCGGCCAGGGCGTGCCGTTCACCCGGCAGGCGGTGCAGGTGCAGCAGGCGTCGGCGACGCCGCCCCCGCATCAGTCGACCGGCGGCGGCAAGCGCCGCAAGCTGGGCACGCGGCCGGACCCGGCGGGCGCCGCGCAGCCGGAGCAGTTGGCGCGGCCCCATCCGCAGGCCGAGCAGCCCCAGCCGCAGCCGTCCCTCGCCGGGCAGCCCCGGCTGGCGCAGGCCACCGAGGGCACCGGACGGTCGTACGCCATAGGCGCGCCGGACGAGAACGCCGCCGAGGGTCCGGAGCCGCTGGACGGTCCGGGCGGGGCGGTGGAGGTCTCGGACACCCCGCGCCCGCAGCCGATGGACGACGAGCTGCCGCCGGAGCCGCTGGACAACCCGCGGCGGCTGCTGGTGTGGCCCGCGCCGGACGTCACCACCCAGCAGGCGCTCAGCGACCGCGGCTATCGGCCGGTCATCGTGCACTCGCGCGAGGAGGTCGACGCGCAGATCGCCGCGTTCCCGGCGGCGCTGTTCGTGGACCCGCTGACCGGCCCGATCACCCGTACCGCGCTCCAGTCGCTGCGGCAGGCCGCGGTGGCCGCCGAGGTCCCGGTGATGGTGACGGCGGGGCTCGGACAGGCCTCGCGGGAGGCGGCCTACGGCGCCGATCCTGCCGTACTGCTGAAGGCGCTGGCGCCCCGGGACAGTGAGCAGCATCCGCCGCGGGTGCTGCTGATCGAGGAGCACGCGGAGATCGCGCTGGCGCTGACCGCGACGCTGGAGCGGCGCGGGATGCAGGTGGCGCGGGCCGCGAGCGACACCGACGCGGTGACGCTGGCGGGGCAGTTCCGGCCCAACCTGGTGGTGATGGACCTGATGCAGGTGCACCGCCGACAGGCCGGGATCATCGACTGGCTGCGCGCGAACGGCCAGCTCAACCGGACCCCGTTGGTCGTCTACACGGCCGCCGTCGACCAGGCCGACCTGCCGCGCCTCGCGTCGGGCGAGACGGTCCTGTTCCTCGCGGAGCGCTCGACGAGCGGCGAGGTGCAGAGCCGGATCGTGGATCTGCTGGCGCGGATCGGCACCAACTAG
- a CDS encoding SigE family RNA polymerase sigma factor yields the protein MTTPVCTSASKAAAPRAHAPHASHASRAQTLPYPSFSSYVRARQPVLLRTARSLTSNPCDAEDLLQTALTKTYVAWERIEDHRALDGYVRRALVNTRTSQWRKRRVDEFATDELPEPEPCPSGSDPAEQQALHDAMWRAIMKLPARQRAMVVLRYYEDLSEVQTAEVLGVSVGTVKSAVSRALGKLREDPELAPAR from the coding sequence ATGACCACACCCGTCTGCACCAGCGCTTCGAAGGCCGCGGCACCCAGGGCGCACGCACCGCACGCATCGCACGCTTCCCGGGCGCAGACCCTTCCGTACCCGTCGTTCTCGTCGTACGTGAGGGCCCGCCAGCCGGTGCTGCTGCGTACCGCCAGGTCGCTGACCTCGAACCCGTGCGACGCGGAGGATCTGCTCCAGACCGCGCTCACCAAGACCTATGTGGCCTGGGAGCGCATCGAGGACCATCGCGCGCTCGACGGATATGTGCGCCGGGCGCTGGTGAACACCCGCACCTCGCAGTGGCGCAAGCGCAGGGTCGACGAGTTCGCGACCGACGAACTGCCCGAGCCCGAGCCCTGCCCGAGCGGATCCGACCCGGCCGAGCAGCAGGCGCTGCACGACGCGATGTGGCGGGCGATCATGAAGCTGCCGGCCCGACAGCGGGCGATGGTCGTCCTCAGGTACTACGAGGACCTCAGCGAGGTACAGACGGCCGAGGTGCTCGGCGTCTCCGTCGGCACCGTGAAGTCGGCGGTGTCCCGGGCGCTCGGAAAGCTGCGGGAGGACCCGGAACTGGCTCCGGCCCGGTAG
- a CDS encoding lipid-transfer protein has product MNRRTAIAGIGATEFSKDSGRSELRLAVEAVRAALDDAGLTPGDVDGMVTFTMDTSPEITVAQAAGIGELSFFSRVHYGGGAACATVQQAALAVAAGIAEVVVCYRAFNERSGRRFGSGVQQREPSAEGAALGWVLPFGLLTPASWVAMAAQRYLHTYGLTPEAAFGPVAVTARRHAATNPAAWFHGRPITLADHAASRWIAEPLRLLDCCQETDGGQAIVVTSLDRARDLPRPPAVIAAAAQGAGRGQEQMTGFHTGDLTGLPESAVVARQLWRTSGLGPAGIDVGILYDHFTPFVLMQLEEYGFCGKGEAAEFVAADRLPLNTHGGQLGEAYLHGMNGIAEGVRQIRGTAVNQVPGAASALVTAGTGVPTSGLVLTTDG; this is encoded by the coding sequence ATGAACCGCCGTACGGCGATCGCCGGGATCGGGGCCACCGAGTTCTCCAAGGACTCCGGGCGCAGCGAGCTCCGGCTGGCCGTGGAGGCGGTGCGGGCGGCGCTGGACGACGCAGGGCTGACGCCTGGCGACGTGGACGGCATGGTCACCTTCACCATGGACACCAGCCCGGAGATCACCGTCGCCCAGGCGGCCGGGATCGGCGAGCTGTCCTTCTTCTCCCGCGTCCACTACGGCGGCGGCGCCGCCTGCGCGACCGTCCAGCAGGCCGCGCTCGCCGTCGCGGCGGGGATCGCCGAGGTCGTGGTCTGCTACCGCGCCTTCAACGAGCGCTCGGGCCGCCGCTTCGGCTCGGGGGTGCAGCAGCGGGAGCCGTCGGCGGAGGGCGCCGCGCTCGGCTGGGTGCTGCCGTTCGGCCTGCTCACCCCGGCGTCCTGGGTGGCGATGGCGGCCCAGCGCTACCTCCACACCTACGGCCTGACCCCGGAGGCGGCCTTCGGGCCCGTCGCCGTCACGGCCCGTCGGCACGCGGCGACCAACCCGGCCGCCTGGTTCCACGGCCGCCCCATCACCCTCGCCGACCACGCCGCCTCCCGCTGGATCGCCGAACCGCTGCGGCTGCTGGACTGCTGCCAGGAGACGGACGGCGGCCAGGCGATCGTCGTCACGTCCCTGGACCGGGCCCGCGATCTGCCCCGCCCGCCCGCGGTGATCGCGGCGGCCGCGCAGGGCGCCGGACGCGGTCAGGAGCAGATGACCGGCTTCCACACCGGCGACCTCACCGGCCTGCCCGAGTCGGCGGTCGTGGCCCGGCAGCTGTGGCGGACCAGCGGACTGGGGCCGGCCGGCATCGACGTGGGCATCCTCTACGACCACTTCACCCCGTTCGTGCTGATGCAACTGGAGGAGTACGGCTTCTGCGGGAAGGGCGAGGCGGCGGAGTTCGTGGCGGCGGACCGGCTGCCGCTGAACACCCACGGCGGTCAGCTCGGCGAGGCGTACCTCCATGGGATGAACGGCATCGCCGAGGGTGTACGCCAGATCCGCGGGACCGCGGTCAACCAGGTGCCCGGGGCGGCGAGCGCGCTGGTCACGGCGGGGACGGGGGTGCCGACGTCGGGGCTGGTGCTGACCACGGACGGATGA
- a CDS encoding long-chain fatty acid--CoA ligase: MLSTMQDVPLLISRILSHGSTIHGTSQVTTWTGEPEPHRRSFAEIGARAAQLAHALRDDLDVAADERVATLMWNNAEHVEAYFAIPSMGAVLHTLNLRLPPEQLAWIVNHAADRVVIANGSLLPLLAPLLPHLKTVEHVVVTGPGDRGLLAAADVRVHEYEDLIDGKPIAYDWPELDERSAAAMCYTSGTTGDPKGVVYSHRSIYLHSMQVNMTQSMGLTDQDTSLVVVPQFHVNAWGLPHATFMTGVNMLMPDRFLQPAPLAEMIEREKPTHAAAVPTIWQGLLGELTANPREVSSLGQVTIGGSACPPSLMQAFDRLGMRVCHAWGMTETSPLGTIARPPAHAVGTDAEFGYRLTQGRFPTSVEARLTGPGGERLPWDGESAGELEVRGPWIAGAYYNGPDAEPLRPDDKFSEDGWLKTGDVGTISADGFLTLTDRAKDVIKSGGEWISSVELENALMSHPEVAEAAVVAVPDDKWGERPLATVVLKEGSTADFATLRTFLADQAGIAKWQLPERWTVIESVPKTSVGKFDKKVLRRQYAEGTLDVTQI, encoded by the coding sequence GTGCTGAGCACCATGCAGGACGTACCGCTGTTGATCTCCAGGATCCTGAGCCACGGATCCACCATCCACGGCACCTCACAGGTGACCACCTGGACCGGCGAGCCCGAACCCCACCGCCGCTCCTTCGCCGAGATCGGCGCCCGCGCGGCCCAGCTGGCGCACGCGCTGCGGGACGACCTGGACGTGGCCGCCGACGAGCGGGTCGCGACCCTGATGTGGAACAACGCCGAGCACGTCGAGGCCTACTTCGCGATCCCCTCCATGGGCGCGGTCCTGCACACCCTCAACCTCCGGCTGCCCCCCGAGCAGCTGGCCTGGATCGTCAACCACGCCGCCGACCGGGTCGTCATCGCCAACGGCTCCCTGCTGCCGCTGCTGGCCCCGCTGCTCCCGCATCTGAAGACGGTCGAACACGTGGTCGTCACCGGCCCCGGCGACCGCGGCCTGCTGGCCGCCGCGGACGTGCGGGTGCACGAGTACGAGGACCTGATCGACGGCAAGCCGATCGCGTACGACTGGCCCGAGCTGGACGAGCGCTCCGCCGCCGCCATGTGCTACACCTCCGGCACCACCGGCGACCCCAAGGGCGTCGTCTACAGCCACCGCTCCATCTACCTGCACTCCATGCAGGTCAACATGACCCAGTCGATGGGCCTGACCGACCAGGACACCTCCCTGGTCGTGGTCCCGCAGTTCCACGTCAACGCCTGGGGCCTGCCGCACGCCACCTTCATGACCGGCGTCAACATGCTGATGCCGGACCGTTTCCTCCAGCCCGCGCCGCTGGCCGAGATGATCGAGCGCGAGAAGCCGACCCACGCCGCCGCGGTCCCGACCATCTGGCAGGGCCTGCTCGGCGAGCTGACCGCCAACCCCCGCGAGGTCTCCTCGCTCGGCCAGGTCACCATCGGCGGCTCGGCCTGTCCGCCCTCCCTCATGCAGGCCTTCGACCGGCTCGGCATGCGGGTCTGTCACGCCTGGGGCATGACGGAGACCTCCCCGCTCGGCACGATCGCCCGTCCCCCGGCCCACGCGGTCGGCACCGACGCGGAGTTCGGCTACCGCCTGACCCAGGGCCGCTTCCCCACCTCGGTGGAGGCCCGCCTCACGGGCCCCGGCGGCGAGCGCCTGCCCTGGGACGGCGAGTCGGCGGGCGAGCTGGAGGTCCGCGGCCCGTGGATCGCCGGCGCCTACTACAACGGCCCCGACGCCGAACCCCTGCGCCCCGACGACAAGTTCAGCGAGGACGGCTGGCTGAAGACCGGTGACGTCGGCACCATCAGCGCGGACGGCTTCCTGACCCTCACCGACCGGGCCAAGGACGTCATCAAGTCCGGCGGCGAGTGGATCTCGTCCGTCGAGCTGGAGAACGCCCTGATGTCCCACCCGGAGGTCGCCGAGGCCGCCGTCGTCGCCGTCCCGGACGACAAGTGGGGCGAGCGCCCGCTGGCCACGGTGGTCCTGAAGGAGGGCTCCACCGCCGACTTCGCCACCCTGCGCACCTTCCTCGCCGACCAGGCGGGCATCGCCAAGTGGCAGCTCCCGGAGCGCTGGACGGTCATCGAGTCGGTCCCGAAGACCAGCGTCGGCAAGTTCGACAAGAAGGTGCTGCGCAGGCAGTACGCGGAGGGCACGCTGGATGTGACCCAGATCTGA